From Halotia branconii CENA392, the proteins below share one genomic window:
- a CDS encoding helix-turn-helix domain-containing protein, which translates to MKKRNLSKTVMAQKIGTSRSSLDRLLDPNNTSVTLETIERAAKVVGKRVKFELVDI; encoded by the coding sequence ATGAAAAAAAGAAATTTAAGCAAAACTGTAATGGCGCAGAAGATAGGAACAAGCAGATCATCTCTTGACAGATTGTTAGACCCAAACAACACATCTGTAACTTTAGAAACGATTGAACGTGCCGCTAAAGTTGTTGGTAAACGAGTTAAGTTTGAACTGGTTGATATATAG
- the mrdA gene encoding penicillin-binding protein 2: MALFSSSFSNSKKDTRTVGRGLQSIFLIIFTLLMTTGIGVRLAYLQIVEGPKLRQRAESNRIRMIPKLPERGNIFDRNGKLLASTRYPHSVYLLPMAHTKPSWSIVGSRLEKILHISPEEMEKKLEEAGPNSSSLIRVARDLNEVQITALKEYESELPEVEINTEAVRYYPHGKALAHVLGYTRELTPDQLKARKDEGYRLGDVIGQMGIEKAYEKTLRGEWGGKQVEVDGTGKFIRVIGEQQAKSGTDLHLTLDLEVQKAADKALGKLQGAVVAIDPNNGAVLAMASHPTFDPNIFSKQKLSQEDWQSVQGKNHPLVNRVLSAFPPASTFKIITTTSGLESGKFSPDTVLQTFGSLTIGGVTFGEWNHAGFGPLGFPRAIAMSSDTFFYQVGRKVGGPTLIKWSREYGFGQKTGIEFANEESRGLVPDEIWKQKVFKMPWTIGDTINMSIGQGALQVTPLQAVIMFSVPANGGYRVKPHLLKDHEEAKSWRESLDMKPSTIKVLRDGLRKVVTEGTGKLLNVPSIPPTSGKSGTAEAGVGRPNHTWFGAYAPSNKPEIAVVAFGENSGGHGGTDCGPMVLQVLEAYFQHKYPGKYLKSQSEKSSVVTPGD, encoded by the coding sequence ATGGCTTTATTTTCATCATCTTTCTCCAATAGCAAAAAAGATACACGTACAGTAGGACGTGGCTTGCAGTCAATATTTTTAATTATATTTACCTTATTAATGACTACTGGTATTGGAGTTCGTTTGGCATATTTGCAAATCGTTGAAGGGCCAAAACTCCGCCAACGAGCAGAGTCTAACAGGATACGGATGATTCCTAAACTACCAGAACGGGGTAATATTTTTGACCGCAATGGCAAGCTTTTAGCTAGTACACGTTATCCCCATTCTGTATATCTGTTGCCAATGGCTCATACTAAGCCTTCTTGGTCAATTGTCGGTTCGCGTTTAGAAAAAATTCTTCACATTTCCCCAGAGGAGATGGAAAAAAAATTAGAAGAAGCAGGTCCTAACTCTTCTTCACTAATCCGAGTGGCACGGGACTTGAACGAAGTACAAATTACAGCTTTAAAAGAATATGAAAGCGAACTTCCAGAAGTAGAAATAAATACAGAAGCAGTTCGTTATTATCCTCATGGCAAAGCCTTAGCACATGTGCTGGGATATACACGAGAACTTACTCCTGACCAGTTGAAAGCCAGGAAAGATGAAGGCTACCGACTAGGAGACGTAATTGGTCAAATGGGAATCGAAAAAGCTTACGAAAAAACACTGCGGGGTGAATGGGGCGGTAAGCAAGTAGAAGTAGATGGTACAGGTAAGTTTATCCGGGTAATAGGAGAACAACAAGCAAAATCTGGTACAGATTTGCACTTAACCCTAGATTTAGAGGTGCAGAAAGCAGCAGACAAAGCTTTAGGAAAATTACAAGGTGCAGTTGTGGCAATTGACCCAAATAATGGTGCTGTCTTAGCAATGGCATCTCATCCTACCTTTGATCCTAATATTTTCTCCAAGCAAAAACTTTCCCAGGAAGATTGGCAAAGTGTCCAAGGTAAGAACCATCCCTTGGTTAATCGTGTCCTTAGTGCCTTTCCACCTGCCAGTACCTTCAAAATTATTACTACGACATCTGGTTTAGAATCGGGTAAATTTTCTCCTGACACAGTACTACAAACATTTGGTTCTCTGACCATTGGTGGAGTGACTTTTGGCGAATGGAATCATGCCGGATTTGGGCCATTAGGATTTCCTAGAGCGATCGCCATGAGTAGTGATACCTTCTTTTATCAAGTTGGCAGAAAAGTCGGTGGCCCAACGTTGATTAAATGGAGTCGCGAATATGGATTTGGTCAAAAAACTGGTATTGAGTTTGCCAACGAAGAATCAAGAGGCTTAGTTCCAGATGAGATATGGAAACAGAAAGTTTTTAAAATGCCTTGGACTATAGGCGACACTATCAATATGTCCATTGGTCAAGGCGCTTTACAAGTCACACCACTACAAGCAGTGATTATGTTTTCTGTCCCAGCGAATGGTGGGTATAGAGTCAAGCCACATTTGCTCAAAGATCATGAAGAAGCAAAAAGCTGGCGGGAATCATTAGATATGAAACCGTCAACTATCAAAGTTCTTCGTGATGGACTACGAAAAGTGGTAACAGAAGGTACAGGTAAACTTTTAAATGTGCCATCAATCCCCCCCACATCAGGAAAAAGCGGTACGGCGGAGGCTGGTGTTGGTCGTCCCAATCATACTTGGTTTGGTGCTTATGCCCCTAGTAATAAGCCAGAAATTGCAGTGGTAGCGTTTGGGGAAAACTCTGGCGGTCACGGAGGTACTGATTGTGGCCCAATGGTTTTACAAGTACTAGAAGCTTATTTTCAACATAAATATCCAGGCAAATATCTGAAATCTCAATCTGAAAAATCTTCAGTCGTGACTCCTGGCGATTAA
- a CDS encoding cation diffusion facilitator family transporter: MTYDNRAEVRKVLIITLILNLFVMGLKAVVGYWTGSLSLLADALHSVTDSANNVLGLIASKFSSPQPDREHPYGHQKFEAVGALGIAAFLGIACFEILQGAVERILKGGATVTISPPELWLLLIVLGINIFVAFYERSVGKRVRSPILIADATHTMSDIWVTISVIGGLIGVWLGYQWMDVVLAFPVALLVFWSGWSVLKENLPLLVDQMAIAPEAIHTIAVSVPGVINCHDIASRGVLGRQVFIEMHLIVDAPDVETAHQITEEVESRLEQRFSPVRIVIHVEPPAYESEQISFEPKTK; this comes from the coding sequence ATGACTTACGATAATCGCGCCGAAGTGCGAAAGGTTTTAATTATTACTCTAATTCTCAACCTGTTTGTCATGGGATTGAAAGCAGTTGTGGGGTATTGGACAGGTTCTTTAAGCTTGTTAGCTGATGCCTTGCACAGTGTGACAGATAGTGCCAACAACGTTTTAGGATTAATCGCGAGTAAATTTTCTTCGCCACAACCTGATCGCGAACATCCCTACGGACACCAAAAGTTTGAAGCTGTGGGCGCTTTGGGTATTGCAGCCTTTTTAGGAATCGCTTGTTTTGAAATTCTTCAAGGTGCAGTTGAACGGATTCTTAAAGGTGGTGCGACTGTAACAATATCACCGCCTGAATTGTGGTTATTGCTAATCGTATTAGGTATAAATATTTTTGTGGCGTTTTACGAACGTAGTGTAGGTAAGCGGGTACGTAGTCCAATTTTAATAGCTGATGCTACTCATACGATGAGCGATATTTGGGTGACAATCTCAGTCATTGGTGGCTTGATAGGAGTTTGGCTAGGTTATCAATGGATGGATGTAGTATTAGCTTTTCCGGTTGCATTATTGGTATTTTGGAGTGGCTGGTCAGTTTTGAAAGAAAATTTACCTTTACTTGTAGATCAAATGGCGATCGCACCTGAAGCAATACATACGATCGCAGTTTCTGTACCTGGAGTAATTAACTGTCATGACATCGCCTCTCGTGGTGTTCTTGGTCGTCAAGTCTTCATTGAAATGCACTTAATAGTAGATGCACCAGATGTAGAAACCGCGCACCAAATCACTGAAGAAGTAGAAAGCCGACTAGAACAACGCTTCAGTCCTGTGAGAATTGTCATTCACGTCGAGCCACCAGCATACGAGTCTGAGCAAATTAGCTTTGAACCTAAAACAAAATAG
- a CDS encoding 2TM domain-containing protein, translated as MTDFEPKSLRSYSQEDVQKILQFAIARQADDQNKEFSYEQLVEIATELEISPECLNLAEHDWRSQASEIQQRRAFDNYRLTRFKKRFGNYAIINGCLMLVDFIGGGGLSWSLYILLFWGMTVGLDVWNTFQAKGEEYEVAFQKWNRKHQFKQTINTILNKWFKAWQT; from the coding sequence ATGACGGACTTTGAACCTAAGAGCCTCCGTTCTTATAGCCAAGAAGATGTGCAGAAAATTCTTCAGTTTGCGATCGCCCGTCAAGCTGATGACCAAAACAAAGAATTTTCTTACGAGCAATTGGTAGAAATTGCTACTGAGTTAGAAATATCGCCTGAATGTTTAAATTTAGCAGAGCATGACTGGCGATCGCAAGCCAGTGAAATCCAACAGCGCCGAGCTTTTGACAATTATCGCCTCACAAGATTTAAGAAGCGATTTGGTAATTATGCCATTATTAATGGTTGTTTAATGCTTGTGGATTTTATCGGTGGTGGTGGTCTGAGTTGGTCGCTGTATATTTTGTTATTCTGGGGAATGACAGTAGGGCTTGATGTTTGGAATACTTTTCAAGCTAAAGGCGAAGAATATGAAGTCGCTTTCCAGAAGTGGAATCGCAAGCACCAATTCAAACAAACAATTAACACAATTTTAAATAAGTGGTTCAAGGCGTGGCAAACTTGA
- a CDS encoding ABC transporter ATP-binding protein, whose protein sequence is MAQTFMQNQRGITTFQPLDVELRNVFKFFNEEPAVHGIDLDVRQGEFFSILGPSGCGKTTTLRLIAGFERVDAGKVLIQGQPMTHVPPYRRPVNTVFQSYALFNHLNVWENIAFGLRLQKLRKSEIESRVKDALKLVKMESLRSRFPSQLSGGQQQRVALARALVNRPAVVLLDEPLGALDLKLRKEMQFELSNLHRDLGLTFVLVTHDQEEALCLSDRIAVMNQGKIEQIGTPSEIYECPQTSFVADFIGDTNLFSGEITAVESACVQIVTKTGLTVVVTRHEDTPTELLQAVMVSVRPEKIQLSLYPPTLSTNCFEGRLVNVMYLGTHVNYVVELTNGVSINVLQPNTFGDLPDRDTPIYAWWAESDCLAISQ, encoded by the coding sequence ATGGCTCAAACTTTCATGCAGAATCAGAGGGGGATAACGACTTTTCAGCCACTTGATGTTGAATTGCGTAACGTGTTCAAGTTTTTTAACGAAGAACCCGCAGTACATGGAATAGATTTAGATGTGAGGCAGGGGGAGTTCTTTAGTATTTTAGGTCCTTCTGGCTGCGGAAAGACCACAACTCTACGCTTAATTGCTGGATTTGAGAGGGTTGATGCTGGCAAGGTATTGATTCAAGGTCAGCCGATGACTCATGTCCCTCCTTATCGCCGACCCGTGAATACTGTGTTTCAAAGCTATGCTTTGTTTAATCACCTGAATGTGTGGGAAAATATTGCTTTTGGGCTGCGGTTGCAAAAATTACGCAAATCAGAAATTGAGAGCCGAGTTAAAGATGCTTTAAAGTTAGTAAAAATGGAAAGTCTGCGATCGCGCTTTCCTAGTCAGCTTTCTGGTGGTCAACAGCAGCGAGTCGCCTTAGCAAGAGCTTTAGTCAACCGTCCGGCTGTGGTGCTGCTAGATGAACCTTTGGGGGCGTTAGATTTGAAACTGCGTAAGGAAATGCAGTTTGAGTTATCAAATTTACACAGAGATTTAGGTTTAACTTTTGTATTGGTGACACACGACCAAGAAGAAGCGCTATGCTTGAGCGATCGCATTGCGGTAATGAATCAAGGCAAAATTGAACAAATTGGTACTCCCAGCGAAATTTACGAATGTCCTCAGACATCATTTGTCGCTGACTTCATTGGTGATACCAATTTATTTAGCGGTGAAATTACTGCGGTGGAATCTGCTTGTGTACAAATTGTGACTAAAACCGGACTCACAGTTGTTGTGACTCGCCATGAAGATACACCAACTGAATTATTACAAGCAGTAATGGTAAGTGTGCGTCCAGAAAAAATTCAACTATCACTTTATCCGCCCACTTTGTCAACTAATTGCTTTGAAGGACGATTAGTCAATGTGATGTATTTGGGAACCCATGTTAATTATGTTGTGGAACTAACAAATGGTGTTAGCATCAACGTTTTACAACCCAATACTTTTGGTGATTTACCAGACCGTGATACGCCGATTTATGCTTGGTGGGCAGAAAGTGATTGTCTAGCAATTAGTCAATAG
- a CDS encoding PhoD-like phosphatase, whose amino-acid sequence MNYQSGDEYLQDMPLILAGPMLQHTEPESVTVWLALQQACQVELKVYDTTNNGAVLGNYLFQGRRSTIALGKSLHIVAVTARSLDMYRLRSDRIYAYDLQFIHQADQNRQTLQQALCCDRFPDVNISYFAHQKPTFVLPPDHLQDLRIVHGSCRKPHGHGFDTLPILDCLIEENANQPRKRPHQLFLTGDQIYGDDVAEPLLWVSSMLGDALLGWSERLPVTQNKPGDVAYYTPKQLPPGHRADVVTHQAGFTAGLDNKRAKILSHLLSLGEYYASYLLIWSPVCWPDTFLQGREMMKTRKATKKWDRQVQNMQQFIHTLWKVRRALANIPMYSIFDDHDVSDDWNLNQAWCLRVLGQPLGQRSVQNAMLAYAVSQAWGNTPWQFAADQPGEKLLKAASDWSASQGTDIEAYEAIARYVGMPANNPHTNLPEFVLDGSVLILDRHPEALTWHYTVRSNCHEVIVLDTRTWRGYPAEKKPTAPPMLLCPQAFERQLSLPLQQTPKMPATMVIAPTNVFGLKIIDKIHNWQLQRDKVFATDVGDAWNINTQALAKFLTTLFEQRQKIVVLSGDIHYSSVVRLSFADNSRSFATESVLVQLTSSAMKNEETITRILHTRLKHWLLPEKIRHWIGWLNPPDMVEQKTSQSQRTQTKADWNCALEWIPRQSIQTPNFGTSPSWLMTPQQKAKNDQWQWLQQLMFWKSPWFQDGQEVVGVNNLGLIHFELTDTSNSYKVMQDSYWFSSWYPTQIVYSRFLSQL is encoded by the coding sequence ATGAACTATCAATCTGGGGATGAGTATTTACAGGACATGCCGCTAATTTTGGCAGGACCAATGTTACAGCATACAGAACCGGAATCAGTTACGGTGTGGTTGGCACTCCAACAGGCTTGTCAGGTAGAACTCAAGGTTTACGACACCACAAATAACGGTGCTGTGTTAGGTAATTATCTATTCCAGGGAAGACGTTCTACCATTGCTCTGGGCAAATCGTTACATATTGTTGCCGTAACAGCTCGTTCTTTGGATATGTATCGCCTGAGGAGCGATCGCATCTATGCTTACGATCTCCAGTTTATTCATCAGGCTGACCAAAATCGGCAAACGCTACAGCAAGCCTTATGTTGCGATCGCTTTCCTGACGTTAACATCAGCTATTTTGCCCACCAAAAACCAACGTTTGTCCTACCGCCTGATCATCTCCAAGATTTACGAATTGTACATGGTTCTTGTCGCAAACCCCACGGACATGGGTTTGATACATTACCCATTTTAGATTGCTTGATTGAGGAAAACGCCAACCAGCCTCGAAAACGCCCCCATCAACTATTTCTGACTGGCGACCAAATTTATGGAGATGATGTGGCTGAACCGTTATTGTGGGTTTCTAGTATGCTGGGTGATGCGCTTTTGGGTTGGTCAGAACGGCTACCAGTCACTCAAAACAAGCCTGGAGATGTTGCTTATTACACACCAAAACAACTACCTCCCGGACATCGGGCTGATGTAGTTACTCACCAAGCCGGCTTCACCGCCGGATTAGATAATAAACGCGCTAAAATCCTGAGTCACCTTCTGAGTTTGGGTGAATATTATGCCTCTTACTTATTGATTTGGTCTCCAGTCTGCTGGCCAGATACTTTTTTGCAAGGACGGGAAATGATGAAGACTCGCAAAGCTACTAAAAAGTGGGATCGGCAAGTGCAAAATATGCAGCAATTTATCCACACTCTTTGGAAAGTCCGCCGGGCTTTAGCCAATATTCCCATGTACAGTATCTTTGATGATCATGATGTCAGTGATGACTGGAATCTCAATCAGGCTTGGTGTTTACGGGTACTGGGACAACCTTTGGGGCAACGATCTGTGCAGAACGCCATGTTAGCCTATGCAGTTTCTCAAGCATGGGGTAATACACCCTGGCAATTTGCAGCCGATCAGCCTGGTGAAAAACTATTAAAGGCAGCTAGTGACTGGTCTGCTTCTCAAGGAACAGATATTGAGGCTTATGAGGCGATCGCTCGTTATGTAGGAATGCCAGCTAATAACCCCCACACTAACTTACCTGAGTTTGTTCTAGACGGTTCAGTGTTGATTTTAGATCGACATCCAGAGGCACTTACTTGGCACTACACAGTACGTAGCAATTGCCACGAAGTGATTGTTTTAGATACACGCACATGGCGGGGCTACCCTGCTGAAAAAAAACCGACAGCACCACCAATGCTGTTATGCCCACAAGCCTTTGAGCGCCAACTTTCTCTGCCTCTGCAACAAACACCTAAAATGCCAGCCACAATGGTAATTGCACCAACAAATGTGTTTGGTTTAAAAATAATTGATAAAATTCACAATTGGCAGTTGCAACGTGACAAAGTATTTGCTACAGATGTTGGAGATGCCTGGAATATTAACACCCAAGCATTGGCGAAATTTCTTACAACTTTATTTGAACAACGCCAAAAAATTGTAGTTCTATCTGGAGATATTCACTACAGTTCAGTTGTGCGTTTATCTTTTGCAGATAATTCTAGAAGTTTTGCCACAGAGTCAGTCTTGGTGCAGTTAACTTCGAGTGCCATGAAGAATGAAGAGACAATTACTCGCATCCTACATACACGACTGAAACACTGGCTTCTGCCCGAAAAGATCCGACATTGGATAGGATGGCTCAATCCGCCCGATATGGTAGAACAAAAAACGAGCCAATCTCAGCGTACCCAAACCAAAGCAGATTGGAATTGTGCGTTGGAGTGGATTCCTCGCCAAAGTATTCAGACTCCTAACTTTGGCACTAGTCCATCATGGCTGATGACTCCCCAACAAAAAGCTAAAAACGATCAATGGCAGTGGTTACAGCAGCTAATGTTCTGGAAATCTCCTTGGTTTCAAGATGGACAAGAAGTAGTAGGAGTTAATAATTTGGGATTAATTCATTTTGAACTAACAGATACCAGCAATTCTTATAAGGTTATGCAAGATTCGTACTGGTTTTCTTCCTGGTATCCTACCCAAATTGTTTATAGCCGCTTCCTCAGCCAACTATAG
- a CDS encoding universal stress protein, which produces MAEAYLKIAQRQVTASGFTPICELTQGNPEQEIANYVEAQNINLLIMGAYGHSRIRHLVIGSTTAQILRGSHIPVLLFR; this is translated from the coding sequence TTGGCAGAAGCTTACTTGAAAATTGCCCAACGCCAAGTAACAGCAAGTGGTTTCACACCAATCTGTGAGCTGACGCAAGGTAATCCAGAACAGGAAATAGCTAACTATGTGGAAGCTCAAAACATCAATCTACTAATAATGGGAGCTTACGGACATAGCCGGATTCGTCATTTAGTCATTGGCAGCACGACAGCACAAATACTACGAGGAAGTCATATTCCTGTATTGTTATTCCGTTGA
- a CDS encoding J domain-containing protein encodes MHRPASSSSQPHPTKSLALSSFHIRLEALDKEHQWLLKQIKRKRTELNNFVEQMRSLATEIFSRCSPRFQKLADIDREIHTLFDEIFTKRKFGKQTKKDVEGVYRSLQSAGIISPKFEQEDEDAELDELFENNEQEQTFSQEPTEERHQYQKAQQELASPSANKNSSSRKVRQTFLRLAEIFHPDKVKDGETQMRHTEIMKEINKAYQEGDFARLLEIEQQHQLGASIDSNSEDDLTRNCNRLEQENEFLKTQYENLKRELRLVKNTPEGEMVADCRKATKAGIDPMDQVVEQVEAQIQVIASIRDFVKDFREQKMTIKEFLRGPEILRSLNREMMEEMLEQMLEELGEIVIF; translated from the coding sequence ATGCATCGACCAGCATCATCTTCATCCCAACCCCACCCAACAAAATCGCTGGCTCTCTCTTCTTTTCATATTCGTTTGGAAGCTTTAGATAAAGAACATCAATGGTTGCTAAAACAAATTAAGAGAAAACGGACTGAGTTAAATAACTTTGTCGAGCAGATGCGTTCTTTAGCGACAGAAATATTTAGTCGCTGTAGTCCTCGGTTTCAAAAATTGGCAGATATCGACCGAGAAATTCATACTTTGTTTGATGAAATATTTACTAAGAGAAAGTTTGGTAAACAAACTAAAAAAGATGTTGAAGGAGTTTATCGCAGTCTTCAATCAGCAGGGATCATCAGTCCAAAATTTGAGCAAGAAGATGAAGATGCAGAACTAGACGAATTGTTTGAAAACAATGAACAAGAGCAAACTTTCTCCCAAGAACCTACTGAAGAGCGCCATCAATATCAAAAAGCACAACAGGAATTAGCATCTCCTAGTGCAAATAAAAATAGTTCTTCCAGAAAAGTTCGCCAGACTTTTTTAAGATTAGCGGAAATCTTTCATCCCGATAAAGTCAAAGATGGCGAAACGCAAATGCGCCATACAGAAATTATGAAAGAAATCAATAAAGCCTACCAAGAAGGAGATTTTGCTCGTTTATTAGAAATTGAGCAACAACATCAACTGGGTGCATCTATTGATAGTAATAGCGAGGACGATTTAACCCGAAACTGTAATCGTCTAGAACAAGAAAATGAATTTCTTAAAACTCAATATGAAAACTTGAAGCGAGAACTACGCTTAGTAAAAAATACACCAGAAGGAGAAATGGTTGCTGATTGTCGAAAAGCTACTAAAGCAGGTATAGACCCGATGGATCAGGTGGTAGAACAAGTTGAAGCTCAAATTCAAGTCATTGCTTCTATCCGCGATTTTGTTAAGGATTTTCGAGAACAGAAAATGACAATCAAAGAATTTCTTCGTGGCCCGGAAATTCTACGTTCATTAAACCGAGAAATGATGGAAGAAATGCTGGAACAGATGCTTGAAGAATTAGGCGAGATTGTCATATTTTGA
- a CDS encoding Uma2 family endonuclease: MTITKELDSQKSICQDVIFPPGDLYSDEPPLETELHLEQIMLLLKCLKWLWRDRNDFYAVGNLTIYYSPRQLKSEYFRGPDFFVVLGTQRKTRKSWVVWEEDGKYPNFILEILSQSTVNTDKNLKKKIYQETFRTPDYFWFDPFTQDFAGFHLVDGEYQPLQMNEQGHLWSHQLGLHLGIYDGLLRFFTADGQLVPTPEETAERLAAKLRELNIDPDTI; the protein is encoded by the coding sequence ATGACCATCACTAAAGAATTAGATTCTCAAAAAAGCATCTGCCAAGATGTTATATTTCCCCCTGGTGACTTATATAGTGACGAACCTCCCTTGGAAACAGAATTACATTTAGAGCAGATTATGCTCTTACTCAAATGCTTAAAATGGTTGTGGCGAGATAGAAATGATTTCTATGCGGTAGGAAACTTGACGATTTACTATAGTCCGCGCCAACTCAAATCAGAATACTTCCGTGGCCCAGACTTTTTTGTAGTATTAGGAACCCAACGCAAAACACGCAAAAGTTGGGTAGTCTGGGAAGAAGATGGCAAATATCCTAACTTCATTTTAGAAATTCTCTCCCAATCAACAGTAAATACAGACAAAAATTTAAAGAAAAAAATTTATCAAGAGACTTTCCGTACTCCTGATTATTTTTGGTTTGACCCTTTTACACAAGATTTTGCGGGATTTCATTTAGTAGATGGAGAATATCAACCTCTGCAAATGAATGAACAAGGACATTTGTGGAGTCATCAGTTAGGGTTACATCTGGGAATTTATGATGGACTATTGCGATTTTTTACAGCAGATGGGCAATTAGTACCCACACCTGAAGAAACGGCAGAACGTTTGGCAGCAAAACTGCGCGAATTAAATATTGACCCAGATACAATTTAG
- a CDS encoding helix-turn-helix domain-containing protein, producing MSRPFQIEIKERQEELEKSLRHATEASSKERLQMLYWLKSGQVSSRRSLAQRLGRDESNITRWVRKYKDEGRRGLLEVKHAPAKVPLISGEDLERLKKRLQEPSGFHSYGQIQQWFKNELGLSIAYKTVYEVVHNRLGAKLKVPRPQSNYT from the coding sequence ATGAGTCGTCCATTCCAAATCGAGATTAAAGAGCGTCAAGAAGAATTGGAGAAATCTCTCAGACATGCCACAGAGGCGAGCAGCAAAGAAAGATTGCAAATGCTTTATTGGCTAAAGAGCGGTCAAGTGAGCAGCAGGCGATCGCTAGCACAACGTTTAGGCCGTGATGAATCAAACATCACTCGTTGGGTTAGGAAGTATAAAGACGAAGGACGAAGGGGATTGCTTGAAGTCAAACATGCACCCGCAAAAGTTCCGCTGATTAGTGGAGAGGACTTAGAACGCTTGAAAAAGCGGTTGCAGGAGCCATCTGGGTTTCACAGCTACGGTCAAATTCAACAATGGTTCAAGAACGAATTAGGGCTTTCGATTGCCTACAAAACGGTCTATGAAGTTGTTCATAACCGTTTGGGTGCGAAGTTAAAAGTGCCTCGCCCTCAAAGCAATTACACCTGA
- a CDS encoding ROK family protein encodes MTEENGSIRTLSVDIGGSGVKAMVLDITGVPLTERKRLDTPQPATPEVVINAIAVLAAAQGEFHRVSVGFPGVVRCGVTETAVNLHPDWIGFDLQTALTNLLNKPVRVINDADMQGFGAIAGKGVELVITLGTGFGSALFVDGKLVPNMEMGHHPFRKGETFEEQLGRAELEKIGEKRWNRRLEKAIASLHHLFNYDYLYIGGGEAVRVDLQLPLNVKLIPNITGLLGGIALWRSEKTPK; translated from the coding sequence ATGACTGAAGAAAATGGATCAATTCGCACCTTATCTGTTGATATTGGCGGTAGTGGTGTCAAAGCTATGGTATTAGATATTACCGGGGTTCCTTTAACCGAAAGGAAGCGTTTAGATACACCACAACCTGCTACACCTGAGGTTGTAATTAATGCAATTGCTGTTTTAGCAGCTGCCCAAGGTGAATTTCATCGGGTTTCGGTAGGCTTTCCGGGAGTGGTGAGGTGTGGAGTCACAGAAACAGCAGTTAATTTACATCCAGACTGGATTGGGTTTGACTTACAAACAGCATTGACAAACCTTTTAAATAAACCTGTACGGGTAATTAATGACGCTGATATGCAAGGATTTGGTGCGATCGCAGGTAAAGGTGTGGAACTTGTAATTACTTTAGGCACAGGGTTTGGTTCGGCTTTATTTGTAGATGGTAAACTTGTGCCAAATATGGAAATGGGACATCATCCGTTTCGCAAGGGAGAGACTTTTGAAGAACAACTAGGACGTGCAGAACTGGAAAAAATAGGTGAGAAAAGATGGAACAGGCGTTTAGAAAAGGCGATCGCATCTTTGCACCATTTGTTTAATTATGATTACCTTTATATCGGTGGTGGTGAAGCCGTGAGAGTTGATCTTCAGTTGCCTTTAAATGTGAAACTTATCCCCAATATCACTGGTTTGTTAGGCGGTATTGCTTTATGGCGGAGTGAGAAAACACCAAAGTAA
- a CDS encoding PIN domain-containing protein, translating into MTRVYLDTSIYNRPFDDQTQPKIFLETQAVILILQMVEAKLIELVNSSVLEYENSRNPFSVNQQSMERYLQIATLKVLVDENIRVRAKQLEQQGIKAIDALHIACAEASQSDYLITCDKRLINRCHGLTLKTIKPTDFILDIEDDN; encoded by the coding sequence ATGACCAGAGTTTATTTAGATACAAGTATTTATAACCGCCCCTTTGATGACCAAACACAGCCAAAAATCTTTTTAGAAACACAAGCTGTCATCTTAATTTTACAAATGGTCGAAGCAAAATTAATAGAATTAGTCAATTCTTCAGTTCTAGAATATGAAAATAGCCGTAACCCGTTTTCTGTAAACCAACAGTCAATGGAGCGATATTTACAAATAGCTACATTAAAAGTATTAGTAGATGAAAATATTAGAGTTAGAGCAAAACAACTAGAACAACAAGGAATTAAAGCCATTGATGCTCTCCACATTGCTTGTGCCGAAGCTTCTCAAAGTGATTATTTGATTACTTGCGATAAGAGATTAATCAACCGCTGTCATGGTTTAACACTTAAAACAATCAAGCCTACTGATTTTATTTTGGATATAGAAGATGACAATTAA